The genomic region ACTATTTAACACGGCATTAGCGCTGTCGCGTAACTTCTGACTCTCTTTTTTCATATTTAACTCCTAAGAAAAAGGCCTATCCAGTAGACCTCAATCATTTTACTTACGTAAGAATCCGTAGCGATAGAAAATATAGGTTGTTAACGCCATCAAGATGATGGTAATTAAAATCGTAATTAACCAGCCACTTTCGTGTTCGGCAAAGGGCAGGTACTTGACGTTTTCACCGTAGAAACCAGAAACCATGGTTGGAATGGTCAGGACAATCGAGTAAACCGTCAAGACTTTCATCGTCCAGTTCAAGTCCCGGTTACCCAGATTACCGGTGGCATCACTAACCGCATTAATGACTTCCATGGCCAAACCAGCCATGTCGGTGGCCTGATCAACCTCAACCCGGACCGCATCCAGGTAGTCGAGTTGCTCCTCAGTTACCTTGGACTGGTAGGTCCGACGAACCTGGTCTAACATAATCAGGTTGTTGGCCAGGGAATTTTGGACATAAATCATTTGAATCTGAAGGTGGAGCAGGTCATTGGTCTGCTTGGTCAGATTTTTACGACTGCCAAACTGGGCCTGGATTGCTCGGCGCTGCCGGTTAATCTCAGTAATCTCATCGACGTACTGGCTCATCAGCGGGTAGACCCCGGTAAAGAGGTACTCAAAGACGGTCACGTCGTTATCATCCGGCCGGTTCACTTCGTGGGGCGGATTTAAAATATCCTTTTTAATGTAGTCGGTAGCCCGGTGAGCAAAGGTGTAGAGATCACCGTTGATGACCACGATACCAACCGGACGGGTCAGCACCGGCTCCGGCTGGGCCGAAATGACATCCATGATAATCAGGGTCTCATTGGCATCCGGGTCATATTCCATCCGG from Leuconostocaceae bacterium ESL0723 harbors:
- a CDS encoding magnesium transporter CorA family protein, with product MIEMLKQTPHFKWYHITNMTADDQKQLVDEHHLTEQIIGYAVDKNESVRMEYDPDANETLIIMDVISAQPEPVLTRPVGIVVINGDLYTFAHRATDYIKKDILNPPHEVNRPDDNDVTVFEYLFTGVYPLMSQYVDEITEINRQRRAIQAQFGSRKNLTKQTNDLLHLQIQMIYVQNSLANNLIMLDQVRRTYQSKVTEEQLDYLDAVRVEVDQATDMAGLAMEVINAVSDATGNLGNRDLNWTMKVLTVYSIVLTIPTMVSGFYGENVKYLPFAEHESGWLITILITIILMALTTYIFYRYGFLRK